One Triticum dicoccoides isolate Atlit2015 ecotype Zavitan chromosome 5B, WEW_v2.0, whole genome shotgun sequence genomic window carries:
- the LOC119311352 gene encoding myb-related protein Hv1-like: MGRSPCCEKAHTNKGAWTKEEDDRLTAYIKAHGEGCWRSLPKAAGLLRCGKSCRLRWINYLRPDLKRGNFSDEEDELIIKLHSLLGNKWSLIAGRLPGRTDNEIKNYWNTHIRRKLTSRGIDPVTHRAINSDHAASNITISFEAAQRDDKGAVFRRDAEPTKVAAAAAAITHVDHHHRSNPHHQMEWGQGKPLKCPDLNLDLCISPPSHEDPMVDTKPVVKREAVVGLCFSCSMGLPRSADCKCSSFMGLRTAMLDFRSIEMK, from the exons ATGGGGAGGTCGCCGTGCTGCGAGAAGGCGCACACCAACAAGGGCGCCTGGACCAAGGAGGAGGACGACCGGCTCACCGCCTACATCAAGGCGCACGGCGAGGGCTGCTGGCGCTCCCTGCCCAAGGCCGCCGGGCTGCTCCGCTGCGGCAAGAGCTGCCGCCTCCGCTGGATCAACTACCTCCGCCCCGACCTCAAGCGCGGCAACTtcagcgacgaggaggacgagctcATCATCAAGCTCCACAGCCTCCTGGGCAACAA ATGGTCCCTGATAGCCGGGAGACTGCCGGGGAGGACGGACAACGAGATCAAGAACTACTGGAACACGCACATCAGGAGGAAGCTCACGAGCCGGGGGATCGACCCGGTGACCCACCGGGCGATCAACAGCGACCACGCCGCGTCCAACATCACCATATCGTTTGAGGCGGCGCAGAGGGACGACAAGGGCGCCGTGTTCCGGCGAGACGCCGAGCCCACCAAggtagcggcagcggcagcggcgatcACCCACGTCGACCACCATCACCGTAGCAACCCCCACCACCAGATGGAGTGGGGCCAGGGGAAGCCGCTCAAGTGCCCGGACCTGAACCTGGACCTCTGCATCAGCCCCCCGTCCCACGAGGACCCCATGGTGGACACCAAGCCCGTGGTGAAGAGGGAGGCCGTCGTGGGCCTCTGCTTCAGCTGCAGCATGGGGCTCCCCAGGAGCGCGGACTGCAAGTGCAGCAGCTTCATGGGGCTCCGGACCGCCATGCTCGACTTCAGAAGCATCGAGATGAAATGA
- the LOC119311354 gene encoding protein POLLENLESS 3-LIKE 2-like has product MMHQHHQLDQWLAGGGGVGGVGGVLRPTKSAPCSPVKPAAVSMLRTHSDSFHVAHKVPVGDTPYVRAKRVQLVDKDPEKAIALFWGAINAGDRVDSALKDMAIVMKQQNRAEEAIEAIKSLRVRCSDQAQESLDNILLDLYKRCGRLDDQISLLKHKLQLIHQGHAFNGKRTKTARSQGRKFQVTLEQEATRLLGNLGWALMQKENYTEAEGAYRRALVIGPDNNKMCNLGICLMKQGRVLEAKDVLKQVRPAGVDGLRGADSHLKAYERAQEMLRDLEVKLVGRPGWAGAIGDNLVDKKWLFDALMLGSSSSIWQPQPCIDHLLPPPAPQQPRDSFADENNAGPGAAAAAAGKKMAAALQQQQANLNIDAQPFYSHRMPPLAAKPQQNAPRQQQLPQPQQKPPSQMHHDPMGNLKRTRSGTAMDKAAAAAAAGEKTKEEQSSNKKGADKNQDDSNNNGRRKSLTAEERWPELPDHSAFDEALVASVLAPVLADDENCKPSAKAPLAPASCCDTSPAAVKEKVGKRLRIFQDITQTLNAL; this is encoded by the exons ATGATGCACCAGCACCACCAGCTCGACCAGtggctcgccggcggcggcggcgttggcggCGTGGGCGGGGTGCTCCGGCCGACCAAGTCCGCGCCCTGCTCCCCCGTCAAGCCGGCGGCGGTCTCCATGCTGCGCACGCACTCCGACTCCTTCCACGTCGCCCACAAGGTCCCCGTCGGCGACACCCCCTACGTCCGCGCCAAGCGCGTCCAG CTTGTGGACAAGGACCCGGAGAAGGCGATTGCGCTGTTCTGGGGCGCCATCAACGCCGGCGACCGCGTGGACAGCGCGCTCAAGGACATGGCCATCGTGATGAAGCAGCAGAACCGCGCCGAGGAGGCCATCGAGGCCATCAAGTCGCTCCGCGTCCGCTGCTCTGACCAGGCGCAGGAGTCGCTCGACAACATCCTCCTCGACCTCTACAAG AGGTGCGGGCGGCTGGACGACCAGATCTCGCTGCTCAAGCACAAGCTGCAGCTCATCCACCAGGGCCACGCCTTCAACGGCAAGCGCACCAAGACGGCCCGCTCCCAGGGCCGCAAGTTCCAGGTCACCCTCGAGCAGGAGGCCACCAGGCTCCTC GGCAACCTGGGGTGGGCGCTGATGCAGAAGGAAAACTACACGGAGGCGGAGGGGGCGTACCGGCGGGCGCTGGTCATCGGCCCGGACAACAACAAGATGTGCAACCTGGGGATCTGCCTCATGAAGCAGGGCCGGGTGCTGGAGGCCAAGGACGTGCTCAAGCAGGTGCGCCCCGCCGGCGTCGACGGCCTGCGCGGCGCCGACTCCCACCTCAAGGCCTACGAGCGCGCGCAGGAGATGCTCCGCGACCTCGAGGTCAAGCTCGTCGGCCGCCCGGGCTGGGCCGGCGCCATTGGCGACAACCTCGTCGACAAGAAGTGGCTCTTCGACGCGCTCATGCTCGGCTCCTCCTCCAGCATCTGGCAGCCGCAGCCGTGCATCGACCACCTGCTGCCCCCGCCGGCCCCGCAGCAGCCGCGCGACAGCTTCGCCGACGAGAACAACGCCggccccggcgccgccgccgcagccgcgggCAAGAAGATGGCCGCCGCGTTGCAGCAGCAGCAGGCCAACCTCAACATCGACGCGCAGCCATTCTACTCGCATCGCATGCCGCCGCTGGCTGCCAAGCCACAGCAGAACGCGCCGCGCCAGCAGCAGCTGCCGCAGCCGCAGCAGAAGCCTCCGTCGCAGATGCATCACGATCCCATGGGCAACCTGAAGAGGACGCGGTCCGGCACCGCCATGGACAAGGCAGCCGCCGCGGCTGCAGCCGGGGAGAAGACCAaggaggagcagagcagcaacaagaAGGGGGCCGACAAGAACCAGGACGACAGCAACAACAACGGCCGGAGGAAGTCGCTCACCGCCGAGGAGAGGTGGCCGGAGCTGCCCGACCACAGCGCGTTCGACGAGGCCCTGGTGGCGTCGGTCCTGGCCCCGGTCCTCGCCGACGACGAGAACTGCAAGCCGTCAGCAAAGGCGCCTCTAGCTCCGGCGAGCTGCTGCGACACCAGCCCGGCGGCGGTGAAGGAGAAGGTGGGGAAGAGGCTGAGGATCTTCCAGGACATCACGCAGACGCTCAACGCTCTCTGA